A section of the Agrococcus sp. SGAir0287 genome encodes:
- a CDS encoding SDR family NAD(P)-dependent oxidoreductase, with translation MRHVLVTGAGSGIGREVALAFARGGDALTIADLHADALAETAELALEAGAASCATTTVDLRGADAHDTLMEAAWATAPVDVLVSSAGVYPATPFLELDAATWDLVLDVNTRAPVLLTVALARRAIAAGRGASVVSISSGAALRARPGAAPYSTSKAALEAATRASALELGRHGIRVNAVAPGFVTVDSTVNPVTEEYANAVGDTPLGRRGTPADIARAVVWIAGDEAEWITGEVLRVDGGSSTGAWHLPQHWTAIGQEEQA, from the coding sequence ATGCGGCACGTGCTCGTGACCGGCGCCGGCTCGGGCATCGGCAGGGAGGTCGCCCTCGCGTTCGCGCGCGGGGGCGACGCCCTGACGATCGCCGACCTGCACGCCGACGCCCTGGCCGAGACGGCCGAGCTCGCCCTCGAGGCGGGTGCGGCGTCGTGCGCGACGACGACCGTCGACCTGCGCGGAGCCGACGCGCACGACACGCTCATGGAGGCGGCGTGGGCGACCGCGCCGGTCGACGTGCTCGTGTCGAGCGCCGGCGTGTACCCGGCGACGCCGTTCCTCGAGCTCGACGCCGCCACGTGGGACCTCGTGCTCGACGTCAACACCCGTGCGCCCGTGCTGCTCACCGTCGCGCTCGCTCGCCGCGCCATCGCGGCCGGCCGCGGCGCGAGCGTCGTGAGCATCTCGTCCGGCGCCGCCCTGCGCGCCCGGCCCGGCGCCGCCCCGTACTCGACGTCGAAGGCGGCGCTCGAGGCGGCCACGCGCGCATCCGCCCTCGAGCTCGGCAGGCACGGCATCCGCGTCAACGCCGTCGCGCCCGGCTTCGTCACGGTCGACTCGACCGTGAACCCCGTGACCGAGGAGTACGCGAACGCCGTCGGCGACACGCCCCTCGGCCGCCGCGGCACCCCCGCGGACATCGCCCGCGCCGTCGTCTGGATCGCAGGCGACGAGGCGGAGTGGATCACCGGGGAGGTGCTGCGCGTCGACGGCGGATCGTCGACCGGCGCCTGGCACCTCCCGCAGCACTGGACGGCCATCGGCCAGGAAGAGCAGGCATGA
- a CDS encoding NAD(P)-dependent oxidoreductase, with translation MRIAILGLGEAGALYASAAVAAGHTVTGFDPFAQTTPDGVERAASTGEAVAEADLVVALTAASLSEQVADESLQAMRAGATYADFTTADPAIMRAVAARAVQHDVAFADVAILGPVPVKGAATDVIVSGTGAESARTLLEELGASVELLDDEAGAATSHKLLRSILMKGLASVVLEAVAAGRAAGAEEWIRAQIARQLAGDGEATIRRFEVGTPKHAARRAHEMASVVRHLDGLGVPAEMSDATRRALERMTEAG, from the coding sequence ATGCGGATCGCCATCCTCGGCCTCGGCGAGGCCGGAGCCCTGTACGCGAGCGCCGCCGTCGCGGCCGGTCACACGGTGACGGGCTTCGACCCGTTCGCCCAGACCACGCCCGACGGCGTCGAGCGTGCCGCGTCGACCGGCGAGGCCGTCGCGGAGGCCGACCTCGTCGTCGCGCTCACGGCCGCATCGCTGAGCGAGCAGGTCGCGGACGAGTCGCTGCAGGCGATGCGCGCGGGCGCGACATACGCCGACTTCACGACGGCGGATCCCGCGATCATGCGCGCCGTCGCGGCGCGTGCCGTGCAGCACGACGTCGCCTTCGCGGACGTCGCGATCCTCGGGCCGGTGCCGGTCAAGGGCGCGGCGACCGACGTCATCGTCAGCGGCACGGGCGCCGAGTCGGCGCGCACGCTGCTCGAGGAGCTCGGAGCGAGCGTCGAGCTGCTCGACGACGAGGCGGGTGCCGCCACGTCGCACAAGCTGCTGCGCAGCATCCTCATGAAGGGTCTCGCCTCGGTCGTGCTCGAGGCGGTCGCGGCCGGCAGGGCCGCGGGTGCCGAGGAGTGGATCCGCGCGCAGATCGCACGGCAGCTCGCGGGCGACGGCGAGGCGACGATCCGACGCTTCGAGGTCGGCACCCCCAAGCACGCCGCGCGCCGCGCGCACGAGATGGCGTCGGTCGTGCGGCATCTCGACGGGCTGGGCGTGCCCGCCGAGATGTCGGACGCGACGCGTCGCGCGCTCGAGCGCATGACCGAGGCGGGCTGA
- a CDS encoding polysaccharide deacetylase family protein, which translates to MDDQQPWQWSEDVWRGHVEQVRAGRSLVHDDPALRWPTGARVAVLLSFDSDHETPALRDGETSPGRMAQGEFGARFAVPRILDLLARHEAPSSFYMPAVCALLRPDEAPGYVAAGHEVAVHGWIHERNTALSHAQELDLVGRSLDVLEQQTGRRPVGIRTPSWDFSGSTMAVIRELGFAYDSSLMADAEPYELLERGERTGVVEIPVEWIRDDAPYLMMDRFGGLRPHMPPRDLLQIWIDEFDGARADGGLFQLTMHPHIIGHRSRLRILDDLLAHIRSHDDVWIGTHADLAAHVRPFL; encoded by the coding sequence ATGGACGACCAGCAGCCGTGGCAGTGGAGCGAGGACGTCTGGCGCGGCCACGTCGAGCAGGTTCGCGCCGGGCGCAGCCTCGTGCACGACGACCCCGCCCTGCGGTGGCCCACCGGCGCTCGCGTCGCCGTGCTGCTCTCGTTCGACTCCGACCACGAGACGCCGGCGCTCCGCGACGGCGAGACGTCGCCCGGTCGCATGGCGCAGGGCGAGTTCGGCGCGCGCTTCGCCGTGCCGCGCATCCTCGACCTGCTCGCCCGCCACGAGGCGCCGTCGTCGTTCTACATGCCCGCCGTCTGCGCGCTGCTGCGCCCCGACGAGGCGCCCGGCTACGTCGCCGCAGGCCACGAGGTCGCCGTGCACGGATGGATCCACGAGCGCAACACGGCGCTGAGCCACGCGCAGGAGCTCGACCTCGTCGGCCGCAGCCTCGATGTGCTCGAGCAGCAGACGGGGCGCCGACCCGTCGGCATCCGCACGCCGTCGTGGGACTTCTCAGGATCGACGATGGCCGTGATCCGCGAGCTGGGCTTCGCGTACGACTCCTCGCTCATGGCGGACGCCGAGCCCTACGAGCTCCTCGAGCGCGGCGAGCGCACCGGCGTGGTCGAGATCCCCGTCGAGTGGATCCGGGACGACGCCCCGTACCTGATGATGGACCGCTTCGGCGGGCTCCGCCCCCACATGCCGCCGCGCGACCTGCTGCAGATCTGGATCGACGAGTTCGACGGGGCCCGCGCCGACGGCGGCCTCTTCCAGCTCACGATGCATCCGCACATCATCGGCCACCGCTCGCGGCTGCGGATCCTCGACGACCTCCTCGCCCACATCCGCTCCCACGACGACGTCTGGATCGGCACGCACGCCGACCTGGCCGCTCACGTCCGCCCATTCCTCTGA
- a CDS encoding TRAP transporter large permease subunit, producing MPVALIALFVFLVVIVVWNVVIKRSMAEAMVIGFVATTIFAGLQAPQVAAEAIVAASDNEIMYAAIAFIFMTYLVERTGTITRLIEILTAALGRLRGGPAIVDTVASGAMGAVAGGSNTGNAATSGVITGPWMTRTGWSKARAATVIAGNAGLGAALPPSASMVIMIGFAGSLVTTSSVYIALFVAGVYQFLIRMVLIAWFVRRDGIQRVDDEAQTPVREAVRRNWPTMLIFLGAVVPVSITIGPLADLLATSPLADAMGSVSLITWIPVLIILISAIVGWRELPRTPRQWWEFLGGAASKYYAIGALLFFAIAASEVLTSLGLADDVDRLLGPLDIPAWLLVVIVGFFVVLVAGPLSSSATLSAVGQVSLVTLVAAGIDPLLAVIAILVFASTEGASPPASGAIFVASGITGAKPEQTFIPLVVYYVLPFFILGVLIALGIVPVPIT from the coding sequence ATGCCGGTAGCGCTCATCGCCCTCTTCGTCTTCCTCGTCGTGATCGTCGTCTGGAACGTCGTGATCAAGCGCAGCATGGCCGAGGCCATGGTGATCGGCTTCGTCGCGACGACGATCTTCGCCGGCCTCCAGGCGCCGCAGGTCGCCGCCGAGGCGATCGTCGCCGCGAGCGACAACGAGATCATGTACGCCGCGATCGCGTTCATCTTCATGACGTACCTCGTGGAGCGCACGGGCACGATCACGCGACTCATCGAGATCCTCACCGCGGCGCTCGGGCGACTCCGCGGCGGACCCGCGATCGTCGACACCGTCGCGTCCGGCGCGATGGGCGCCGTCGCCGGCGGGTCGAACACCGGCAACGCCGCGACGAGCGGCGTCATCACAGGACCGTGGATGACTCGGACGGGCTGGAGCAAGGCGCGGGCCGCCACCGTCATCGCCGGCAACGCCGGTCTCGGTGCCGCGCTCCCGCCCAGTGCCTCGATGGTCATCATGATCGGCTTCGCCGGGAGCCTCGTCACGACGAGCTCGGTGTACATCGCCCTCTTCGTCGCCGGCGTCTACCAGTTCCTCATCCGCATGGTGCTCATCGCGTGGTTCGTCCGTCGGGACGGCATCCAGCGCGTCGACGACGAGGCGCAGACGCCCGTGCGCGAGGCCGTGCGCCGCAACTGGCCGACGATGCTCATCTTCCTCGGCGCCGTGGTGCCCGTCTCGATCACGATCGGCCCGCTTGCAGACCTCCTCGCGACGTCGCCGCTCGCCGACGCGATGGGATCGGTCTCGCTCATCACGTGGATCCCGGTGCTCATCATCCTCATCAGCGCGATCGTCGGCTGGCGCGAGCTGCCGCGCACGCCGCGTCAGTGGTGGGAGTTCCTCGGCGGCGCTGCGTCGAAGTACTACGCGATCGGTGCGCTGCTGTTCTTCGCCATCGCCGCGAGCGAGGTCCTCACGTCGCTCGGCCTCGCCGACGACGTCGACCGGCTGCTCGGTCCGCTCGACATCCCCGCGTGGCTGCTCGTCGTCATCGTCGGCTTCTTCGTGGTGCTCGTGGCGGGCCCGCTGTCGTCCTCGGCGACCCTCAGCGCCGTCGGCCAGGTCTCGCTCGTGACGCTCGTCGCGGCCGGCATCGACCCGCTGCTCGCCGTCATCGCGATCCTCGTCTTCGCCTCGACCGAGGGAGCGTCGCCGCCCGCGTCGGGCGCGATCTTCGTCGCGAGCGGCATCACGGGTGCGAAGCCCGAGCAGACCTTCATCCCGCTCGTCGTGTACTACGTGCTGCCGTTCTTCATCCTCGGCGTGCTCATCGCGCTGGGCATCGTCCCCGTCCCGATCACCTAG
- a CDS encoding ketopantoate reductase family protein: MTSQYTIVGAGAIGGTLAVHLHHAGADVHLVDADPDHVAAIREHGLRIEHPTGALTARLPISTPDEAPAELGAVLLAVKAQATDGVAAWIAPRLAVDGWVASMQNGLNEATIARHVGADRTVAAFVDLFADVVAPGVVKDGGIGDIALGEHAGGTSDRVRTLAHDLRHWGEPIVSDNVPGFLWSKLGFGAMLVASALADDDMGDLIDRHRVGMHALVREVLTVATAEGVALEGFDAFAPNDYLGSPEAADAATDGLVAWLGRQTKKRSGIWRDIAVRGRRTEVPTQYGPVLEAAQRHGIAVPLTRWLVDAIVALETHEIAMDEAHLADLDRLATA, from the coding sequence ATGACCTCGCAGTACACGATCGTCGGCGCAGGAGCGATCGGCGGCACCCTCGCCGTGCACCTGCACCACGCGGGCGCCGACGTGCACCTCGTCGACGCCGACCCGGATCACGTCGCCGCCATCCGCGAGCACGGCCTCCGCATCGAGCACCCGACGGGCGCGCTCACCGCGCGCCTGCCGATCTCGACGCCCGACGAGGCGCCCGCCGAGCTCGGCGCCGTGCTGCTCGCGGTGAAGGCGCAGGCCACCGACGGCGTCGCCGCGTGGATCGCGCCGCGCCTCGCCGTCGACGGCTGGGTCGCGTCGATGCAGAACGGCCTCAACGAGGCGACGATCGCGCGCCACGTCGGCGCCGACCGCACGGTGGCCGCGTTCGTCGACCTGTTCGCCGACGTCGTGGCGCCCGGCGTCGTGAAGGACGGCGGCATCGGCGACATCGCGCTCGGCGAGCACGCCGGCGGCACGAGCGACCGGGTGCGCACGCTCGCGCACGACCTGCGGCACTGGGGGGAGCCGATCGTCTCCGACAACGTGCCCGGCTTCCTCTGGTCGAAGCTCGGCTTCGGCGCGATGCTCGTCGCATCCGCGCTCGCCGACGACGACATGGGCGACCTCATCGACCGGCACCGCGTCGGCATGCATGCGCTCGTGCGCGAGGTGCTCACGGTGGCGACCGCCGAGGGCGTCGCCCTCGAGGGCTTCGACGCCTTCGCGCCGAACGACTACCTCGGCTCGCCCGAGGCCGCCGACGCCGCGACCGACGGACTCGTCGCGTGGCTCGGCAGGCAGACGAAGAAGCGCTCGGGCATCTGGCGGGACATCGCCGTGCGCGGCCGCCGCACGGAGGTGCCGACGCAGTACGGCCCCGTGCTCGAAGCCGCCCAACGCCACGGGATCGCCGTGCCGCTCACCCGGTGGCTCGTCGACGCGATCGTCGCGCTCGAGACGCACGAGATCGCGATGGACGAGGCGCACCTCGCCGACCTCGACCGGCTGGCGACCGCATGA
- a CDS encoding M20 family metallopeptidase, translating to MSALVQGAEAARDALVADVTAYAEQETPSDDRAALAAGLAWVRSYVEGHLGAPAAERTVDGGEQGDVAVLDWDATHGGTGSIAILCHYDTVWPLGTLADWPVTIDGDRLTGPGVFDMKAGLVQATHAIAIARAHSLPLPAIRLVLNGDEEIGSPASRPVIEESVAGRDAVLVFEASAEGALKTARKGVGIFSVTTRGIEGHAGLDPERGVSAIDEMARAVLALHGSADLAAGTSVNVGTLVGGSRSNVTAGRAQALVDVRVADVAEMDRIDAALAAMRPHRDGASLEVDGGWNRPVMPRSAATAGLFRIAQEVSAEQGWHVEEIAVGGASDGNFAAALGLPVLDGLGAVGDGAHARHEWISIDGMVQRTALAAGILTRLGAGTAR from the coding sequence ATGAGCGCGCTCGTGCAGGGGGCCGAGGCCGCGAGGGATGCGCTCGTCGCCGACGTGACGGCCTACGCCGAGCAGGAGACGCCATCCGACGACCGCGCCGCCCTCGCGGCCGGGCTCGCATGGGTGCGGTCGTACGTCGAGGGGCACCTCGGCGCACCCGCTGCCGAGCGCACCGTGGACGGTGGCGAGCAGGGCGACGTCGCCGTGCTCGACTGGGATGCCACGCACGGCGGCACCGGGTCGATCGCGATCCTCTGCCACTACGACACCGTCTGGCCGCTCGGCACCCTCGCCGACTGGCCCGTGACGATCGATGGCGACCGCCTGACGGGTCCGGGCGTCTTCGACATGAAGGCTGGGCTCGTGCAGGCGACGCACGCGATCGCGATCGCGCGCGCCCACTCGCTGCCGCTGCCCGCCATCCGCCTCGTGCTGAACGGCGACGAGGAGATCGGCTCGCCGGCATCCCGACCCGTGATCGAGGAGTCGGTGGCCGGTCGCGACGCCGTGCTCGTGTTCGAGGCGAGCGCCGAGGGTGCGCTGAAGACGGCCCGCAAGGGGGTCGGCATCTTCTCGGTCACGACGCGCGGCATCGAGGGGCACGCGGGGCTCGACCCCGAGCGCGGCGTCAGCGCCATCGACGAGATGGCGCGCGCGGTGCTCGCGCTGCACGGCTCCGCCGACCTCGCGGCAGGCACGAGCGTCAACGTCGGCACGCTCGTGGGCGGCTCGCGCTCGAACGTGACCGCAGGTCGCGCGCAGGCGCTCGTCGACGTGCGCGTCGCCGACGTGGCCGAGATGGATCGCATCGACGCCGCCCTCGCAGCCATGCGCCCGCATCGCGACGGTGCGAGCCTCGAGGTCGACGGCGGCTGGAACCGGCCGGTCATGCCGCGCAGCGCAGCGACCGCCGGGCTCTTCCGCATCGCGCAGGAGGTGTCCGCCGAGCAGGGGTGGCACGTCGAGGAGATCGCGGTCGGCGGCGCGAGCGACGGCAACTTCGCTGCGGCGCTCGGCCTGCCGGTGCTCGACGGCCTCGGCGCCGTCGGCGACGGCGCGCACGCGAGGCACGAGTGGATCTCGATCGACGGGATGGTGCAGCGCACGGCGCTCGCCGCAGGGATCCTGACCCGGCTCGGCGCCGGAACGGCACGATGA
- a CDS encoding Lrp/AsnC family transcriptional regulator encodes MHRPSPRTGRPLLDEADLDIVAALHIAPRVPTAALAEILGIPTSTASRRLARMQDERLLQVVGRFAWELITSSNPFELWITSAPGQSRAVLAELLRIPDVQFVLHASGAADLYVNLFPLLGSDHEELLAVTIPSIPGIRAVDSRMILEPAKVGQSWRYRRLDAARTTALEAHASVVAGEPLHDLGQLSDLEFETMRMLGANGRVTAAEVGRTLGVSASTAARAIRMLLQSGAVSPRVEAQPDLMGYPLNAIVTIDVRPRDIRGALDVLATHPSVRLLSTVTGSAPVSLAGVFEGPAALATFVRDDLGALPGVRSVQSIAGLRLERRYWIDRDGLRLGAQVPDVLRR; translated from the coding sequence GTGCATCGCCCCTCCCCGCGCACGGGTCGGCCGCTCCTCGACGAGGCCGACCTCGACATCGTGGCGGCCCTGCACATCGCGCCGCGCGTCCCCACCGCGGCGCTCGCGGAGATCCTCGGCATCCCCACGAGCACGGCGTCGCGCCGGCTCGCCCGGATGCAGGACGAGCGCCTGCTGCAGGTCGTCGGGCGGTTCGCGTGGGAGCTCATCACCTCGAGCAATCCGTTCGAGCTGTGGATCACGTCGGCGCCCGGGCAGTCGAGGGCCGTGCTCGCCGAGCTCCTGCGCATCCCAGACGTCCAGTTCGTGCTCCACGCATCCGGTGCCGCCGACCTCTACGTGAACCTCTTCCCGCTGCTCGGCTCCGACCACGAGGAGCTCCTCGCCGTCACGATCCCCTCCATCCCGGGGATCCGGGCGGTCGACAGCCGGATGATCCTCGAGCCGGCCAAGGTCGGGCAGTCGTGGCGCTACCGGAGGCTCGATGCGGCGCGCACGACGGCGCTCGAGGCGCACGCGTCGGTCGTAGCCGGGGAGCCCTTGCACGACCTGGGGCAGCTCTCCGACCTCGAGTTCGAGACGATGCGGATGCTCGGCGCGAACGGACGCGTCACGGCCGCGGAGGTCGGGCGGACGCTCGGCGTCTCGGCCTCGACGGCCGCCCGCGCGATCCGCATGCTCCTGCAGTCCGGCGCCGTGTCGCCGCGCGTCGAGGCGCAGCCGGATCTCATGGGCTACCCGCTCAACGCCATCGTCACGATCGACGTGCGCCCGCGCGACATCCGCGGTGCGCTCGACGTCCTCGCGACGCACCCGAGCGTGCGCCTGCTGTCGACGGTCACGGGCTCGGCGCCCGTGAGCCTCGCCGGCGTCTTCGAGGGTCCGGCCGCGCTCGCGACATTCGTGCGCGACGACCTCGGCGCGCTTCCGGGCGTGCGCTCGGTGCAGTCGATCGCGGGCCTCAGGCTCGAGCGCCGCTACTGGATCGATCGCGACGGTCTGCGCCTCGGCGCGCAGGTGCCCGACGTGCTCCGGCGCTGA
- a CDS encoding oxidoreductase produces the protein MTSIVDPIRLRDLEVRNRIWIAPMCQYSVDAYDGRPAEWHRVHYGALAAGGTGLLVVESTAVVPEGRITRQDTGLWDDDHVEAWRPIVDFAHAQGAAIGVQLNHAGAKSSTYAGFGRDGSARGSVPVDAGGWQTASASDVQILGLAQPRAATTAELDAIAHAFVAAAHRATEAGFDVVEVHAAHGYLLHQLLSPLTNRRDDRYGGDLAGRATLLLDVVRRIRAELPSLPIIVRLSATDWTEGGVTPDDAARVARWSIEAGADLVDASSGGLVLADIPVGPGYQVHLAERIAAEGVATSAVGLVTSAAHADEIVASGIAAVRIGREALRDPSTPIRWARELGGDVDWVPPQRLRAY, from the coding sequence ATGACGTCCATCGTCGATCCCATCCGGCTGCGGGACCTCGAGGTGCGCAACCGGATCTGGATCGCACCCATGTGCCAGTACTCCGTGGACGCGTACGACGGTCGGCCCGCCGAGTGGCACCGCGTGCACTACGGCGCGCTCGCCGCGGGCGGCACGGGGCTGCTCGTCGTCGAGTCGACGGCGGTCGTGCCCGAGGGGCGCATCACGCGACAGGACACCGGGCTGTGGGACGACGACCACGTCGAGGCGTGGCGGCCGATCGTCGACTTCGCGCACGCCCAGGGCGCCGCGATCGGCGTGCAGCTGAACCACGCCGGTGCGAAGTCGAGCACGTACGCGGGCTTCGGCCGCGACGGGTCGGCCCGCGGCTCGGTGCCGGTGGATGCGGGTGGCTGGCAGACCGCGTCGGCCTCCGACGTGCAGATCCTCGGGCTCGCGCAGCCGCGCGCGGCGACGACGGCCGAGCTCGACGCCATCGCCCACGCGTTCGTCGCCGCGGCGCATCGCGCGACGGAGGCCGGGTTCGACGTCGTCGAGGTGCACGCGGCGCACGGCTACCTGCTGCATCAGCTGCTCTCGCCGCTCACGAACCGGCGCGACGACCGCTACGGCGGCGACCTCGCCGGTCGCGCGACCCTGCTGCTCGACGTCGTGCGACGCATCCGGGCGGAGCTGCCGAGCCTGCCGATCATCGTGCGCCTCTCGGCGACCGACTGGACCGAGGGCGGCGTGACGCCCGACGACGCCGCACGGGTCGCGAGGTGGTCGATCGAGGCGGGCGCGGACCTCGTGGATGCGTCGTCGGGCGGGCTCGTGCTCGCCGACATCCCGGTCGGCCCCGGCTACCAGGTGCATCTCGCCGAGCGCATCGCAGCCGAGGGAGTCGCGACGTCCGCCGTCGGCCTCGTGACCTCGGCCGCGCACGCCGACGAGATCGTCGCGTCGGGGATCGCGGCGGTGCGGATCGGCCGGGAGGCGCTGCGCGACCCGAGCACCCCCATCCGATGGGCGCGCGAGCTCGGCGGCGACGTCGACTGGGTGCCGCCGCAGCGCCTCCGGGCGTACTGA
- a CDS encoding MFS transporter, which translates to MTTTAPETVHRTKLSRKGRKAIVAGSIGNAVEFVDWAVYSTFSSIFAHHFFPAGNDIAALLSTLAIFAVGFIMRPIGAAVMGSYADRFGRKKGLLFTITLMAVATLVIGLAPTYEQVGLVAPLLLVLARLAQGFAAGGEFGSASAFLVESAAPERRGFAGSWQQVSVAAGVLIASALGFTITTALPPEAVDSWGWRAAFVFAASLGFVGLWLRRGIEETESFATGKQRIAAEAQPKQRNAFVRMLREHPKSSLRVFGITIAGTLLYYMWVNFMPTYAAVTTGIPLNQALLANVIAMIIFICLLPFGGLLSDRIGRKPTMAAFAGGFLIFAWPAFQLIGGGFWALLAVEIIGIVLLVGYSANCAVIMAEQFPPEVRATGIGLPYALAVACFGGTAPYITTWMNTEGFGDWVWLYASIAAAIGLVVYLTMPETKGKELD; encoded by the coding sequence ATGACCACCACAGCACCCGAGACCGTCCACAGGACGAAGCTCAGCAGGAAGGGCAGGAAGGCGATCGTCGCCGGCTCGATCGGCAACGCCGTCGAGTTCGTCGACTGGGCCGTCTACTCGACGTTCTCGTCGATCTTCGCCCACCACTTCTTCCCGGCGGGCAACGACATCGCCGCCCTGCTGTCGACGCTCGCGATCTTCGCCGTCGGCTTCATCATGCGTCCCATCGGCGCCGCGGTGATGGGCTCGTACGCCGATCGCTTCGGCCGCAAGAAGGGCCTGCTCTTCACCATCACGCTCATGGCGGTCGCGACGCTCGTCATCGGCCTCGCTCCCACCTACGAGCAGGTGGGCCTCGTCGCGCCGCTGCTGCTCGTGCTCGCCCGCCTCGCGCAGGGCTTCGCGGCCGGCGGCGAGTTCGGCTCGGCCTCCGCCTTCCTCGTCGAGTCGGCAGCGCCCGAACGCCGCGGCTTCGCAGGCTCGTGGCAGCAGGTGTCGGTCGCGGCGGGCGTGCTCATCGCCTCGGCGCTCGGCTTCACCATCACGACGGCGCTGCCGCCCGAGGCCGTCGACAGCTGGGGCTGGCGCGCCGCGTTCGTCTTCGCCGCATCGCTCGGCTTCGTCGGCCTGTGGCTGCGTCGCGGCATCGAGGAGACCGAGTCGTTCGCTACCGGCAAGCAGCGCATCGCCGCCGAGGCGCAGCCGAAGCAGCGCAACGCCTTCGTGCGCATGCTGCGCGAGCACCCGAAGTCCTCGCTGCGGGTCTTCGGCATCACGATCGCCGGCACGCTGCTCTACTACATGTGGGTCAACTTCATGCCCACGTACGCGGCCGTCACGACGGGCATCCCGCTGAACCAGGCGCTGCTCGCCAACGTCATCGCGATGATCATCTTCATCTGCCTGCTGCCGTTCGGGGGCCTGCTCTCCGACAGGATCGGTCGCAAGCCGACGATGGCGGCCTTCGCCGGCGGCTTCCTCATCTTCGCGTGGCCCGCGTTCCAGCTCATCGGCGGCGGCTTCTGGGCGCTGCTCGCGGTCGAGATCATCGGCATCGTGCTGCTCGTCGGCTACTCGGCCAACTGCGCCGTCATCATGGCCGAGCAGTTCCCGCCCGAGGTGCGCGCGACGGGCATCGGCCTGCCGTACGCGCTCGCCGTCGCGTGCTTCGGCGGCACCGCCCCGTACATCACGACCTGGATGAACACCGAGGGCTTCGGCGACTGGGTGTGGCTGTACGCCTCCATCGCCGCCGCGATCGGGCTCGTCGTCTACCTCACGATGCCCGAGACGAAGGGCAAGGAGCTCGACTGA
- a CDS encoding uroporphyrinogen-III synthase — protein MTRVLIPRDGSWGERVSELVVDAGFEPLVLPLIRVAPADDQDALRERLDELGAGRYDWLVVTSQSTVRYLPRVPAAVSVAAVGNVTAAALRERGIPVAFVPRTQSAAGLVDEWPIPTGRVLWPRSLDAKPTIKDGLTAKGMEVVDVVAYRTVSVLDAEEHELDDLGVLAGDDQALTAFEPRETPVDAVLVTSGSVAKQVLRLGLPAGTTIVAIGEQTAEDCRRAGLHVSAIASRPTPEGLVEALVAARR, from the coding sequence GTGACCCGCGTCCTCATCCCGCGCGACGGATCCTGGGGCGAGCGCGTCTCGGAGCTCGTGGTCGACGCAGGGTTCGAGCCGCTCGTGCTGCCGCTCATCCGCGTCGCCCCGGCCGACGACCAGGATGCGCTCCGCGAGCGGCTCGACGAGCTGGGCGCCGGCCGCTACGACTGGCTCGTCGTGACGTCGCAGTCGACCGTCCGCTACCTGCCGCGCGTGCCCGCGGCGGTCTCCGTCGCCGCCGTCGGCAACGTGACGGCCGCAGCGCTGCGCGAGCGCGGCATCCCCGTCGCCTTCGTGCCGCGCACGCAGTCGGCGGCCGGCCTCGTCGACGAGTGGCCCATCCCGACCGGTCGCGTGCTGTGGCCGAGGTCGCTCGACGCGAAGCCGACCATCAAGGACGGCCTGACGGCGAAGGGCATGGAGGTCGTCGACGTCGTCGCGTACCGCACGGTGTCGGTGCTCGACGCGGAGGAGCACGAGCTCGACGACCTCGGCGTCCTCGCCGGCGACGACCAGGCGCTCACGGCGTTCGAGCCGCGAGAGACGCCGGTGGATGCGGTGCTCGTCACGAGCGGCTCGGTGGCCAAGCAGGTGCTGCGGCTCGGCCTGCCCGCGGGCACCACCATCGTCGCGATCGGCGAGCAGACGGCGGAGGACTGCCGTCGCGCGGGCCTGCACGTCTCGGCGATCGCCTCGCGGCCGACGCCCGAGGGCCTCGTCGAGGCGCTCGTGGCCGCGCGCCGCTAG